A single genomic interval of Antechinus flavipes isolate AdamAnt ecotype Samford, QLD, Australia chromosome 1, AdamAnt_v2, whole genome shotgun sequence harbors:
- the LOC127538188 gene encoding THO complex subunit 4-like — protein sequence MIVAISRVERRRKEQKQRTVRFFFFFFFFFNSSSLFFVPDHRFYPVMADKIDMSLDDIIKLNRSQRSGCGGYRDRDRGRAGAQGGRDGGDAQEAARVSRGGGPIRNRRTMARGGARGRGRNRPAPYSRPKRLPPKSQPDAFPSDFGGGPAAETGTKLLISNLDCGVSDADIQQLFAAFGTLKKAAVHYDRSGGSLGTADVHFERKADALKAMKHYDGVTMNVQLVLAQTRKQRRGARRVNRGGMTGTRGSGGGTRRGGPGRKRGPQAGAGRNSKQQLSREELDAQLDAYKAMIEFELN from the coding sequence ATGatagtagccatctctagagtggagcggagaaggaaagaacaaaaacaaagaactgttaggtttttttttttttttttttttttttttaatagctcatCGTTGTTTTTCGTGCCGGACCACCGATTCTACCCCGTCATGGCCGACAAGATAGACATGTCCTTGGACGACATCATTAAACTCAACAGGAGCCAGCGTAGCGGATGCGGCGGGTACCGGGACCGAGACCGAGGTCGGGCTGGAGCCCAGGGCGGCCGCGACGGTGGAGACGCGCAGGAGGCAGCCCGCGTAAGCAGAGGCGGGGGCCCCATCCGGAACAGACGGACCATGGCCCGCGGAGGCGCCCGGGGCCGCGGCAGGAACCGACCCGCGCCCTACAGCCGACCCAAGAGGCTTCCACCCAAGAGTCAGCCCGACGCGTTCCCCAGTGACTTTGGAGGCGGGCCCGCAGCTGAGACCGGGACCAAGTTGCTGATCTCCAATTTGGATTGCGGGGTCTCGGATGCCGATATTCAGCAACTCTTTGCTGCATTTGGAACTCTGAAGAAGGCAGCTGTGCATTATGATCGGTCCGGCGGAAGCTTAGGAACAGCAGATGTTCACTTTGAGCGAAAAGCCGATGCTCTGAAGGCCATGAAACACTATGATGGTGTCACCATGAACGTCCAGCTTGTTCTAGCACAGACTCGGAAACAACGAAGAGGCGCTCGGAGGGTAAATAGAGGTGGAATGACCGGAACCCGTGGCTCTGGAGGCGGCACCCGGAGAGGCGGCCCTGGACGCAAGCGAGGACCACAAGCAGGAGCTGGAAGAAATTCCAAACAACAGCTTTCCAGAGAAGAACTAGATGCCCAACTGGATGCTTATAAAGCCATGATTGAATTCGAGTTAAACTAG